The following are encoded in a window of Verrucomicrobiia bacterium genomic DNA:
- a CDS encoding prepilin-type N-terminal cleavage/methylation domain-containing protein has product MRLNSNAALGSGKANRPGLPGFTLIELLVVIAIIAILAALLLPALSRARAEGVRVSCASNLHQIGVCLRLYVDDGQKFPFFQAGVPATRSNFWDAKLVAYAGGNECVFMCPGNTELTRNSTVTNWLMFGVFMPNASYGYNSFGVMDVSALLGLSGLAGRAVAESKVLAASDMVAVGDYYPVESNAVIIPDVDRQSP; this is encoded by the coding sequence ATGAGACTAAACTCAAATGCCGCACTTGGTTCAGGCAAAGCGAACCGCCCAGGGCTCCCAGGGTTTACGCTGATTGAACTACTGGTGGTCATTGCTATTATCGCCATTCTGGCCGCCTTGCTATTGCCGGCTCTATCCCGTGCCAGAGCTGAGGGGGTGCGGGTGAGTTGCGCGAGCAACCTTCATCAGATCGGCGTGTGTTTGCGGCTTTATGTGGACGATGGCCAAAAGTTTCCCTTTTTCCAGGCAGGGGTGCCTGCGACGCGTTCGAACTTTTGGGATGCCAAACTTGTAGCTTACGCTGGCGGCAATGAATGCGTATTTATGTGTCCGGGCAATACCGAGCTGACCAGGAACAGTACCGTCACAAATTGGCTCATGTTTGGCGTTTTCATGCCCAATGCCAGCTATGGTTACAATTCCTTTGGGGTGATGGACGTGTCCGCGCTTCTAGGGTTGAGCGGCTTGGCGGGGCGGGCGGTGGCTGAATCGAAGGTACTGGCGGCATCAGATATGGTTGCGGTAGGCGACTATTATCCAGTAGAATCCAACGCCGTCATTATACCCGACGTTGACAGGCAATCACCATAG